A single region of the Pontibacter kalidii genome encodes:
- a CDS encoding HAD family hydrolase: MDLTQINNIIFDLGGVIINLDYDKSIQELQKLCKDNCNIAYSQKEQAHLFDLLETGACTNEEFRQGLREAYKLEATDEEIDEAWNAMLLDIPQERIDLLLELGKKYRIFLLSNTNDIHLQRFNQIVAHSFTIPSLDSLFEKTYYSHLVGKRKPDAAIFEQILAENNLQKSETLFIDDSIQHIHSANSLGIHTLHLQPPLTINAFFADVAL; this comes from the coding sequence GTGGACCTGACACAAATCAACAATATCATTTTCGACCTGGGTGGCGTCATCATCAACTTAGACTACGACAAAAGCATACAGGAGCTGCAGAAGCTCTGTAAGGATAACTGCAACATTGCCTACAGCCAGAAAGAGCAAGCACACCTGTTCGACCTGCTGGAGACCGGCGCCTGCACAAACGAGGAGTTCCGCCAGGGCCTGCGCGAAGCTTACAAGCTGGAGGCCACCGACGAGGAGATAGACGAGGCCTGGAACGCCATGCTGCTCGATATTCCGCAGGAGCGCATCGACCTGCTGCTGGAGCTGGGCAAGAAGTACCGCATTTTCCTGCTGAGCAACACCAACGACATCCACCTGCAGCGCTTTAACCAGATCGTGGCCCACAGCTTCACCATTCCAAGCCTCGACTCGCTGTTCGAGAAAACTTATTACTCGCACCTAGTGGGCAAGCGAAAGCCGGATGCCGCCATTTTTGAGCAGATACTGGCCGAGAACAACCTCCAAAAGTCAGAGACCCTGTTTATTGACGACAGCATCCAGCACATCCACAGCGCCAACAGCCTGGGCATCCATACCCTGCACCTGCAGCCGCCGCTAACCATCAACGCGTTTTTTGCGGATGTTGCCCTCTAG
- a CDS encoding site-2 protease family protein — protein sequence MLPSRRQQPWLHLLLFCLTLVTTTIAGAEWRYGKLFFLGPEGFSWTGTLSWAEFLGGLYFSLPFLGVLTVHEFGHYFTARYYRTAVTLPYYIPLWFGITSSLGTMGAFIRIKERIFSRKQFFDIGIAGPLAGFVVAIPLLFYGFTHLPEPEYIFSIHPEYERYGLDYAQHVYQQGFGNFALGKNLLFILFEQYVADPALVPNQYEVIHYPFVFAGFLALFFTALNLLPIGQLDGGHVLYGLIGYRRFNQLSPIFFALFILYAGLGVISPYTEPMWSEELLVLFAPFAYWAYTKLLGNRNHALGATLTMLLLQYGLAGFFPELEAYFWLWPYYVLYLVFVLQPATPKLKYSLYLAGVVLVAQVLISLVFPESDGYSGWLVFGLLLSRVMGIFHPSCPDERPLSPLRKALGILAFLIFLLCFTPAPFIIE from the coding sequence ATGTTGCCCTCTAGGCGGCAGCAACCCTGGCTTCACCTGCTGCTGTTCTGCCTCACGCTGGTCACCACGACTATTGCCGGGGCCGAATGGCGGTACGGAAAGCTGTTTTTCCTGGGGCCCGAAGGCTTCAGCTGGACGGGTACGCTCTCCTGGGCCGAGTTTCTGGGCGGTTTATACTTTTCGCTACCCTTCCTGGGCGTGCTCACAGTGCATGAGTTCGGGCATTATTTCACGGCCCGCTACTACCGCACCGCCGTCACGCTGCCCTACTACATCCCGCTGTGGTTCGGCATCACCTCCTCTCTTGGCACGATGGGGGCCTTCATCCGGATAAAGGAGCGCATCTTCTCGCGGAAGCAGTTCTTCGACATCGGTATTGCCGGTCCACTGGCAGGTTTTGTGGTGGCTATTCCGCTGCTGTTTTATGGTTTTACCCACCTGCCCGAGCCGGAGTACATCTTCAGCATACACCCGGAGTACGAGCGCTACGGGCTGGATTATGCGCAGCATGTGTACCAGCAGGGCTTCGGCAACTTCGCGCTGGGCAAGAACCTGCTGTTCATACTTTTCGAGCAGTACGTAGCCGATCCGGCGCTGGTGCCAAACCAGTACGAGGTCATCCACTACCCGTTCGTGTTTGCGGGCTTCCTGGCCTTGTTCTTTACAGCGCTTAACCTGCTCCCCATCGGGCAGCTGGACGGCGGCCACGTGCTGTACGGGCTTATCGGATACCGACGTTTTAACCAGCTATCTCCTATCTTTTTCGCGCTGTTTATACTTTATGCCGGGCTTGGGGTGATATCGCCCTACACGGAGCCCATGTGGTCTGAGGAGCTGCTGGTGCTGTTTGCACCGTTCGCCTACTGGGCTTACACCAAGCTACTGGGCAACCGCAACCACGCCCTGGGCGCCACCCTGACCATGCTGCTGCTGCAGTACGGCTTGGCTGGCTTCTTTCCGGAGTTGGAGGCCTACTTCTGGCTTTGGCCTTACTACGTGCTGTATCTGGTGTTCGTGCTGCAGCCAGCTACGCCAAAGCTTAAGTATAGTTTATACCTGGCCGGGGTGGTGCTGGTGGCGCAGGTGCTGATTTCGCTGGTCTTTCCTGAGTCTGATGGGTACAGCGGCTGGCTGGTGTTCGGTTTGCTGCTCTCCCGCGTGATGGGGATCTTCCATCCCTCCTGCCCCGACGAGCGCCCGCTCTCGCCGCTTCGCAAGGCACTGGGTATACTGGCGTTCCTCATCTTCCTGCTCTGTTTTACCCCTGCGCCTTTTATCATTGAGTAG
- a CDS encoding rhodanese-like domain-containing protein: protein MIASADITAEELKERLSKGETPVIIDVREDWEHQESNIPGATNIPLGTLPQRLDELEDLKEKEVIVQCRSGARSASARAFLMQQGFSNVRNLVGGIMGYQA, encoded by the coding sequence ATGATCGCATCAGCAGACATCACCGCAGAAGAACTGAAGGAGCGCCTGAGCAAAGGTGAAACTCCTGTCATAATAGATGTACGCGAAGACTGGGAGCACCAGGAGTCTAATATACCCGGGGCTACGAACATACCGCTTGGCACCCTGCCGCAGCGCCTGGACGAGCTGGAAGACCTGAAAGAAAAGGAAGTAATTGTGCAGTGCCGCTCCGGCGCCCGCTCTGCCTCAGCCAGGGCATTTCTGATGCAGCAGGGCTTCTCCAACGTCCGCAACCTGGTGGGCGGCATCATGGGGTATCAGGCCTAA